In Quercus robur chromosome 10, dhQueRobu3.1, whole genome shotgun sequence, a genomic segment contains:
- the LOC126702512 gene encoding uncharacterized protein LOC126702512, whose translation MATEQKGEDDQQVTSTTAVGLRGMVEEQYRKIKENAETYPYVWGSYIVVYGGFALWGAYRWRKLRRTEDRVRVLQERLRKLVETEESASTAKSVEKAPPAPDKTSK comes from the coding sequence ATGGCAACGGAGCAAAAAGGAGAAGATGATCAGCAGGTCACAAGTACCACAGCTGTTGGCTTGAGAGGAATGGTAGAAGAACAATATCGCAAAATCAAGGAGAATGCAGAAACTTACCCTTATGTGTGGGGTTCCTATATTGTTGTTTATGGTGGTTTTGCTCTCTGGGGTGCCTACAGATGGAGAAAGCTTCGTAGGACTGAGGATAGAGTACGAGTGCTTCAAGAGAGACTACGCAAGCTTGTGGAAACGGAAGAGTCAGCAAGCACTGCGAAATCAGTTGAGAAGGCTCCACCAGCTCCTGATAAAACCTCCAAATAG
- the LOC126701733 gene encoding protein kinase STUNTED — protein MGLEDGGEGDGEGQPRTVVVGVELDSPSRTLLTWALCNVAQSGDRVIALHVIDTPTESTSALLSLANQFNSMLSVYEIVCKLREVDLKLKLIKGLKARKILVREAKSHGEATLIVGVSKPRIGIRPSASLAKYCASKLPRNFSIFAVHNGKVLFHRLAKNAGRVNLDKGHQCQVEFSSGLKKMTTLKNCPSCSPDAVLRDNCGTQSAEELTGDGDDGDVNLLAMVPYQTAEAVGSSSSVVIVDEPPELKSGWSILRRVFLPNQQYVEKPVKKTSVFQWVLRLPSWHSSAVVYPDQKQNNLDKDDERCSSLDGETGAIVRFESSAVFPLSPCNGLGNLPKELLGLHEKYSSTCRLFNYQELLLATSNFKPENMVGKGGSSNVYKGCLPDGKELAVKILKPSEDVVKDFVQEIDIITTLHHKNIISLFGFCFEDNNLLLVYDFLSRGSLEENLHGNKKDGKAFGWQERYNVAVGVAEALDFLHNGCVEPVIHRDVKSSNILLSDDFEPQLSDFGLAGWASTSSHVTCTDVAGTFGYLAPEYFMHGKMSDKIDVYAFGVVLLELLSGRKPISGKDSLVMWAKPILKGGEVSKLLDPSLGSDYDHVQIERMVLAASLCIKRAPRLRPQISIVLKLLQGDEEVTRWAKQPCTSEEFDDLDGEAFPTNLQSYLNLALLGLEDDSLSSSGSEQSVSLDDYLHGRWSRSSSFD, from the exons ATGGGGTTAGAAGATGGCGGCGAGGGTGACGGTGAAGGTCAGCCTCGCACGGTGGTTGTGGGGGTGGAGTTAGACTCGCCCAGCCGAACATTGCTCACGTGGGCACTTTGCAATGTTGCACAGTCCGGTGACCGTGTCATTGCCCTTCACGTCATCGACACCCCCACTG AGAGCACGTCTGCGCTTCTCTCGCTTGCGAACCAGTTTAATTCCATGCTTTCTGTGTATGAAATTGTCTGCAAATTGAGAGAG GTTGATTTGAAGTTGAAGTTGATTAAGGGCTTAAAGGCCCGGAAAATTCTAGTCCGGGAGGCGAAATCTCACGGTGAGGCTACACTCATTGTGGGTGTTTCTAAACCTCGTATCGGAATCCGGCCGTCGGCCTCCCTTGCCAAGTATTGCGCCTCTAAATTGCCGAGGAACTTTTCCATTTTCGCCGTCCACAATGGCAAAGTTTTGTTCCACAGATTGGCCAAAAACGCCG GGAGAGTGAATTTGGATAAGGGTCATCAGTGTCAGGTAGAATTTAGCTCGGGTTTGAAGAAGATGACGACACTGAAGAATTGCCCGAGTTGTTCGCCAGATGCAGTGTTGCGGGATAATTGTGGGACCCAATCTGCGGAAGAGTTGACTGGGGATGGTGATGATGGTGATGTCAATTTGTTGGCTATGGTACCCTACCAAACAGCTGAAGCTGTTGGGAGTTCAAGTTCCGTTGTGATTGTAGATGAACCACCGGAGTTGAAATCTGGTTGGTCGATTCTTCGACGGGTGTTTCTACCAAACCAACAATACGTGGAGAAACCTGTGAAAAAGACGTCTGTGTTTCAGTGGGTATTGAGATTACCTAGCTGGCATTCTTCCGCTGTGGTCTATCCTGACCAGAAGCAGAATAATCTTGATAAGGATGATGAGCGTTGTTCCTCACTTGATGGAGAGACTGGTGCAATTGTGCGATTTGAATCTTCCGCTGTGTTCCCTCTTTCCCCTTGCAATGGTTTGGGTAACCTTCCTAAAGAATTGTTGGGTTTGCATGAGAAATACTCATCCACCTGCAGGTTGTTTAATTACCAGGAGCTTCTGTTGGCAACCTCCAATTTCAAGCCTG AGAATATGGTTGGTAAGGGTGGTAGTAGTAATGTTTACAAAGGGTGTCTTCCGGATGGCAAGGAATTGGCGGTCAAAATCTTGAAGCCATCTGAAGATGTGGTTAAAGATTTCGTTCAGGAAATTGACATTATTACAACTTTACATCACAAGAACATAATCTCTCTATTTGGGTTCTGTTTTGAGGATAACAATTTACTCCTAGTCTATGATTTTCTTTCAAGAGGAAGCCTAGAAGAGAACCTTCATG GTAATAAGAAGGATGGGAAAGCATTTGGTTGGCAAGAAAGATATAATGTGGCTGTGGGTGTAGCTGAGGCGTTGGATTTTTTACACAACGGCTGTGTGGAACCTGTGATCCACAGGGATGTGAAATCCTCGAACATCCTTCTTTCTGATGATTTTGAGCCACAG CTCTCAGATTTTGGACTTGCTGGTTGGGCTTCGACATCATCCCATGTTACTTGCACCGATGTTGCAGGAACCTTTGG TTACTTGGCTCCAGAATACTTCATGCATGGCAAAATGAGTGACAAAATTGATGTCTACGCATTTGGTGTTGTACTTCTTGAGCTTCTTTCAGGTAGAAAGCCAATTAGTGGCAAGGACAGCTTAGTAATGTGG GCAAAGCCAATTTTGAAGGGTGGGGAGGTTTCCAAATTGCTGGATCCAAGCTTGGGCAGTGACTATGACCATGTTCAGATTGAGAGAATGGTTTTGGCTGCTAGCCTTTGCATTAAACGTGCACCTAGATTACGGCCTCAAATCAGCATT GTTTTGAAGCTTCTCCAAGGTGATGAGGAAGTGACAAGGTGGGCAAAGCAACCCTGCACTTCGGAAGAATTTGATGACTTGGATGGGGAGGCATTTCCTACCAACCTCCAATCCTATCTTAACCTGGCATTGCTAGGCTTGGAAGACGATTCACTTTCTAGCAGTGGCAGTGAGCAAAGTGTCTCATTAGATGACTATCTGCATGGGAGATGGAGCCGCTCATCAAGCTTCGATTAA